TCTCCATTCCTATTCCTGATTCTCCTTACTTCATCATCATGGGTGCCATCAGCACAGGTTCTGTTTAGCGGAGCGAGGCCCAACTTCGACCGAAGCGACCACGAACGGAGATGATTGATCCCTATTAGTTCTTTTGTTCCTCCCTCCTTCTTGACTCCTTCCACCTCTGCTCCTTCTTTTTTGACAGCTGGTGTGAACTTGgaggccatcatggcacagtttcagcgcatggatgcttgccTTAACTCTCTCACTGATGAgatgtgtcaggtgaacacctgCATCAGATGCATTGCTTGCTAACAGGCTCGCCTTGGTGGATTCGCTGCTtctccatctctttctctaaagGCTTTGGCAGATGAGGATGGTGATACTGGTGATGATAAGGATGACgatgctagctcttccaatGATAACGAGATGAGGACCTCTCAATGACTAAAggctatttgtttttttttttttttttttttttttttttgtcatcactcatcactcctcactcaattttTGTCATTCATCACTTGAAATACACCAATTTTCCAAACCCCCCATTTGGCACCTTAACTTATCACCCATTTTTCAACTTCAAAAGTTGCAGTTGggtttcacaaaaaaaaaaaaaaaaaaaaaaatcagtccGTTTGTCAAACATTACAGTTGGGTATGTGGGTTTAATTGCAAAAATGCcattggaaactgaaaacacctcaaatatgttttcagtttccataacttatcactcaaaaatcagagaattgagtgatggaaacagaaattagaaacaaatccaaacagagttttttttttctctctcttgtggGACTcacatattttgagttatgagtgatgaaaatagagttatgagttatggaaatagcAAATCCAAAAAACCCCTTATcttttgtcattcgtgacaaaaaaggggagtagttttgggttTAAGAATAGTCttgtacttagggggagagttagtatagaaCTTTTTTGTTAGGAGGAGTGTTTATagattttgagggatgtagtgaggtttacatgtacttttcttttctttctttatacattAGCCTCTTTTACACTGGTCTTATGACcatttattgacatacattgtacttctCTTTTCATaaatatgatgatgtatgtttttcttcacTTATCTCTACatgtattgtttcttttctcttttcatatacaagtttctttatgtatgcattctttatttctatttcacacatgatgccttgatgagttttttttaagtgtttcagaaagaTAGGTTGTTAAAGTCTATcatgccataaactctcttcatgcaaagtttttcaagagtttatgttagggttatattttttttgtaattcaacaagTGGTTATGAGTTTAGTCATTTAAGACTTCTTTcatgattcatttgtttgttgtggttttgtcacggattgctaaatggggagattgttagggacatatttgatgtaattggctaatccattgacaaaacacactttacttgtaattgggtagatctaggatgtgtttagtactttaagaaacaagtgttcaagtttagtattgaagttATGCAAATCTgactaagaaacaagtgaagaatgcgctgctcattaaagctcaacaaaaGTCTCGATAGAATCCTTTTTATTGAGAATTACTGCtgaagctcgacacaagctgtatctattgagaattacgaaatcagGTTTTCTAAATCTGATTACACGCATATCCTtaagtatttgtgtagggtttcttttctcacaaccctaaacatatataaggattatatTAAGAGCCGTCATAGGTGATGCAAGGTGTTGCAAAAGAATAATCaatgcatattgtgaccggagacagaaatTGCTCTAATTCATCATCTTTTCTATaaaagctactgcgtctttatgccaagggttttgtgactaaggagtttcctgatcttcattgttggatgaactaaagaattttgcagccaacattttcctcaagttggtgtgttagtcacgtactaggatccatgaatcattggttagtcacgtactgggattcgtgcattgaacggaGAGATTGCTGCTACAATACAAATCCAATTAGGTATTGAGGTAAGGtttcaactgtagattggtattgGGTACTGGAATTCCGTTTACTTGTAACCTTAAATTCACttgtggggttttgcctcgatggttttccccattcgtaaacaaatcacctgtgtcaaatttaatttttgctgcatttagttatttggtgacttgtttgtgctaccacgctattgcatgttaaattgacttaattaattaaattggataattaattaattaatttgccaaAGGGGTCAAtccatttttggcctatcaaaatgTTTGGTTACTTTGTTGCCCATCTCTTCTCCGCTTTAAGGTGTAATATTAGgttcttttcattttcagtaGCATTGGAAGTGTTGGGTTATAAATTGATCTCagttaattaactaattatccaagttaattaattagtttaattacATGCAAGATTCAATTAACTATACAACCAAATCGCCAATCTAGAGTTTAGTGTAATGGAAAATGAATTGACATAACAATATGTGTTGGGGTTTAtaccctaaaatccaatttattagcatgtcataaataattaaattatttaattatatgagactatttataaatgaactaatgggacattatcatagtccttgagatgtattgtatgtgatttatgtaatttagttacaaaagatataaatcacaagttccttgtaaactcaaaatataatttgtagtcggtgatgaaattgggcgttTCATTTGCGAAGACTATAATGCATTaattaagatgatttgtcttgatcatggaagtggagacttctagttgatgtgttgatgtgtcttaagTGTTAAGATATATTAAACTAGACCGctatgagattaattattcaatcaacaacTGTCACTTGAATGattaatctcacgacttctaattTTAGACTCTCAATCCTGAGAGGATAGTGAACTTGATCATGAAATGTAAGTTACTTTGATATaacaggagtgagatctaatattAATGGTCAAAACTtcagtatgttgggtaaccaCACGTAGTGTTaagggaacacatattctcaagatggaatccataatctctttttatagagacaCGAAATATCCCTtggagataagtttaatgggaatTGGTTATTCAGGGcgcccactttagtaaggagttactaaagtttatatttattgaaattggattttaataaatataaataactaaagattaaactgggtactcaaggataaaaatagttgtttacaaagtgacagtttattatgactttgttcactatggatatttcatagaggggtcaaatgatatcattagagtcttgggatataaattattaataaggtctagagtgcaattatatttatataatggtattaaatataattaatgataacTTTGGATTTGTCAAGAGTCGACAGATAAGCCCAAGGctcattggagctagagtcttatttatTCCCTTTGGTCCCATCTCAACCTACAAACTAAAGTCCAATTGggctggcccaaaaggctaacccaattagataatcaatttttatttaataagagttattaaataaagaaacTACCAAGGTAGTTAGAATGTACgtataatgaaaagaaaaagaaaagagtttttctctacaatgagaagaagaagaactttcTTTAAGAATCAATGTACATAAatactgattgagagaccactctTCTTGGGCACCATGTAGAATTGGGATGTTGATTAGAGGTATTCTTAAGTcttgttttttgaatttcactacATCAAGGTACGCTTTCTATTATTTGTTCTAcaattcaaggttacatgttatctctcatAAATTAAGTAGATCTGTGTTTGTTGCTTCCgctgtgttttgtatgagatgaaAAACTAGATTTTCCAACAATATGTTATAGTGGGGAAAACCTTTGCAAGAAAAACCTCAATGGGTGATTATTTTACGTCACTACTTTTGAAAAATCCACTAACAAGGATCGAGGTTTGATGAACTAGTAATAGCTCAATACAAAACCCTAGGCACATGTCGCAATAGTTTCACAATATGCGTGTGTCTCTCTAGGTGTATGATGACAACCTTAAAATAATGCATTTATATGTTCTAGAACCTTAATGCACAAATTGCAAGATAAACCAAGTTATTGGGGGctgaaacaaaaattattgttcagTTTTAGTGAAGCTCAATAGATTGAAAGGTGTTGAGCTAGGTATTGAGTTTCATTAAGTCTCAATAGATCGACAGGTGTCACAGTCTTTTTTTCAATGGCTTTTctaacaaaaatgacaaaaaaatgcTGTGTCTGCAACAAGCATACATTTAGCGTTTTTAATACAATATAGGTCAAAAGATGTCTAGGAATGGAAATAATAATGTTCTCTCAATGATTCATCATGCCTTTGGTTTTGTAGCACGTTGGAATgaataatttctttctttttttattggatagTTGCACTTTCAATAATCTTTAACCATAaataacctctctctctctctgaactAGGCATTAATTCTCACAAACTCTTTATTGTATATTATCCGTACACCACccatttcacattttaaatgtggatattaataaaaaatgtgagCACCATGGACGAAATTATGGACATTTTGTAAACGGAATGTATATTAACGAGTTCAAGAGAATATATACCGTCAgcaatatatatacatgaaaTAAATGTGCATGAAACTGATTAGAACATATAAAATCCTTGACTCAGTGTCTTGAAGTGCTCCTTTTATATATCAGAGTAGAAATCCAATCCCTGGGGCCTGTGAATAAGTTTCAAACGCCAGTCATTATCTCCTTGGTCGCTAAACTGCTGTTGCTCTAATCACTCTCGTAGTTCCATGTGTGTGAGAAGGTGAAGTAAGAAGCGGCCACAGCAGATTCTTCTGTTCTCTTACTTTCCGAACAAccattgtaaggttgaatttattcaaccatctaattggttttattccgtgccaaatttgcttgtaattcagcatttagtaaccctgtatttaggtgggtttgttgtaagggtagtgagtgagatagagtgaagtttgctcaagagtgtgcaagaaaacagagactcgcggctgggacttgcgggtggactcgcggctgcaagctgccagaagatgcacacgtgccaagtatgctggaagatgaacagttatgctagctggagcactacaggacaaaacaggacaactggccatacggttaactcgcgactggatctcgcgacttggtcaagctgcgaggtcaagccgcgagccacccctgttttgtaaaacctgacgtttcacattcctctcccactccagtataaataaccctttaacccacgattgaaagagagcttccagagagaattttgagagagaaaccctaaagaaaaaccagattgcttcacccacaatctataccttagagtctcttcaaattcccttactctcttcctctccattgtgaaatccttgagaggcattataccaaacctggttctcaccattatcatcttcgtgagacagttgtttggagttctgggaagcagttaggaaggagccaatcttcattggttgatgctacggtctagtagcggaatccgggaagctagaaaagaaaaagattcggcgcaacctcgttggagcaagaagcttggagggcttaggtgcactgggtagattaggcttggagggtctattgctgtccttgtatcccaactgtattttctagtggattgattaccgcttggagggcggcggagaggtttttcgccgaggacttcggtttcctcttcgataacatatcgcgtgttgtctttgtgtttgcatcttccttcctctctatctttgcctttacattatctgctgtggttttattttgttatggcttagatagttttttaaccaatttcatattatagcatgtgttaagtttccgcacactagttgtttgacatattgcttgagttggttaagttgtattttgggggtctaaatgttcaaaggTGTtgtgtacacgtttttgaactttcaaccgTCTTTGAACGTTGCCTTAAAACCCCATTCACAGCCTTCAGATAGTTGCTTGAGTCATGGTCTCTGCAGATTGTACCTTCTGAACCATAGGCTGTTGGATCGCCTAGGGTCTCTAGTGGATGTGGACTATTGAGGAAGGCTCTTAGGGCACTTGTAGAGTACCCAATCTGGGTCTTTTCCAATACATATAGAGCACTGTCTGGTGGGAGTAATGGATGTGCAGGTGATGACTTCTCATCAGGTTGAAGAATGAATAGTTTGCCCAAAGGAGAGTATAATAGTTTCTGCATAAAAGATCGCCATAAGAAAAAGTGAGTGAAAAATCTTGTTAGAATATTGGttgaatgattaaatttattattttctagtaGTTTAAGTTTTGGGGACAAATGGTAATTTATCATGATATTTGACACCATTTCCTAATAACTTAAGCTAtgcttcaaatttattaaatagcatcaaattatcaaaatccAGGTGTTTTTCCATGCCTGGAAAGTAATATGAATTTAAGCAATGTGGAGGGTTTAAGATAAGAAAGGATCAATCAAGGCTACAGAAACACTAAATGATGAATAAAAAGATgatacttaaattttttattaaacaagAATGTGAGCGAAAGGATCCATTTAAACGCTTCAACAGTGAGGCAACATGATCAGGGTAGTTGCAAGAGAAGGCTCTAGGGACAATATCTCTATGCATCATCACACAATGAATGTTGCTCTCATCCAAACCCAACTCATCAAGCAAGTTCTGACCTCCACAGAACACAAATGGCGAGCCGAAAGTGACAACTGGCCGTAGATGGGAGGGCTTGACAACCTTTCTGGTCAGTAGCATCAAGTTGACTAAAAGAGAGAGACTTCCCCCAAGAGAGTCCAGTAAATTGAAGTTTTGCACGATCCCCATATTTGTTCATATGTTCAATTATTTCTGGCATGTATTGCTCATATATTCCCTTTGCAGCTTCATAAATTCCTCTATGAACAAGCACATCTGTACCCTGCAATCAAGGCAGGTAAATCAATGGTTCTGTTTCATTGTATGGTACATGTATTCACTAAATGGAGAAGATCGTTACCTCAAATTTAGTTGGTTCAAAGAAAAGGTTTGCTTGCCAAGATGCTAAAGAGTCTGATCCCTGCAACTCAAAAAACAAGTCTTCTTACTCAGATCCTAAGCAAGACACATATATAAATGGAAAATCCATGGCCTACAGATCATCATGTGATCAACGGCTAAAGTCGGAATTACCTGAATCACAAAGCAGCGAGTATAAGTGCTTAAATCATCACAGACAAACCATTCACAAGGTGATGAATGGAGTGACTGAAGGTCCCTTGCTGCCTCCAGCTTTTCCCTCTCTCCAGCAGCAACCACTACAGTCATTGTTGAAGCTGCCATGTAAGCGGCCACCTCTGACTTATATAATCGGGTTGAACTCTCTCCCTCCTCTTGTGGTTGGCCTTCGGTTTTGAATGAAGCCTCACCATCACCCTCCTTCGATTCAGGGCCTGGGCACAAAAGGCCCTTGGGGCTAAACTGGACATAAGATGCAGCTGAGGCAGCAATCTCGTAAGCAACAGATGGGTGGATGGgacatttcttctcaaaatccaCAGCTTTCTGTGAACTGGCATCAATATCTATTGAGGCAATTTCGGGTACTCTAGTGGAGTCCTCATCCAGCTTGGTTTTAATAACAGCGGCCTCTGCTTTCTTCTCCAGTGACGATGTTACAAATTGTAGGccataatattttttcaaatcctTGGCCTGCATATTAGTAGGAAGTTCTTATTTGTActcaaaatatatttgattgaTCAATCTAAAAATTTGGTTAAGAAACAGAATTATAAGTAATTAAAATATCAAGGACATTTTTTAAAAGGATGCAGAATAACATACCTCGATCTCTGGTATCACACAAGCCATGTTGCTCAAAAACGCCAATTTAGAGAATAGCTTGGTATCAGACCATGGTACTCGGACCAAAAGTCTTGAGAATGATTCACGATTATGTCTCACTgatacttcttcttcttctgcattATAATCAACTGTCCAATAATCACAATCACCAATGTCATCTCCTTCACAAGCCTCATCTTTATCCACACTCTCCTTCTGCTGCCTATCTCTCCAATGACTTCTTAATTCCAACAGCCTCTCCACCCAATTCAATCTCTTTCTTTCCTCTCCTTCGCTACTATTCACCGAGTTCTCCTCTATATTCATATCTTTCTCAACTACATTCATGCCCTTACTAGTCTCCGGGTCAAACAAGAATGATCGAACTGAATTTGGAATAATGGAGCCAGATAATTGAAATGGGAAAATTCCCATTGAACGACTGTTCTTTTGTTCTGGTTGTGTTGCTGTGGCTTGAATACAGTTTACAGAATAACAAAGGTGGTTATCAGAGTAGGACCTCTGGATACCAGTGGCTCTATTATGAAGGTCCTTGCTAGAGAGTGAGCGGTGAAGACCATTGTGCTCCTTGAAGATGTCTTTTGTTGTTGTGGCAACTGGAGATGTTGGAATGGACACCGTTGTGCATACCCTGACTTGCACGCTATTGGTTTTGCAGAATCCTAGCAAAATTCTTATTAGTGAAGGGTCTTCTTACGCTTGGGATGGCCTGAAATATTATCAAAATCTATTATTGAAGAATGAAAGAGTCTAGAACTCAAAACATTGGGTTTTTGGTGGagttattgaaacaaattaACATAGAGCATGGACCTTATAGGACACTATAGGGAACCATCACCCCTTGTTAACAACGAGAATGCCTTTGTCCCTATTGGGCCAAAACAATGAGCACATTAGATGAAAACATTTGCTTGTGTCAACTTTGCCAACAAAGTTAAACGCTGTCTCTAGGCTACAGATAAGGGTTTTtcaattatttcattttataattaGCTCAGATATGGAGTAGTCATGTTTTTCCCAAAAGAAGACAGTTATATTTGATATCATAATCCATTACCTCAGTTCTTTACCATGAACTTATCACCAAAAAACATAAATGCCAATGTTTGACGATTATAACAAATGTTCTTACTTTttcatcaaacaaaaaaaatgttcttactTTGACATTTGACCCATAGAACTAAAAAATGTGTGAACAGTGAACACCACATGCCATGGATATCAACGTTGGTAAATTCAATACAACCACCTTCAAAGACTCTAAACTGATTATTCATTAATTTAATCCACCTGGTTACAATAGGGAGAAAACAGTAATGAGCGAcgaaattacaaaaatttaatttatccCCGCTGtttcaaattacaataataatataatagtaTCTTAATttctgttattttatttttccatctcTTATCAAATACATAtgaagtaaaacaaaaatattttatttcgtcccatttttctatcattttctattttccatCCACATTTTTCCATCTTCAAAATCTTAGTTCCATATTGTTAACTCAATGAAAATTTGGGTAAAATTTCTATTCTATACTCTTCCATTTTTCTATCTCTCatcaaacacaaagaaaaacaaaaatattttcttttcccccacttttctattcattctttattttccatCCACATTTTTCCATTTCAAATTCTTTACTCTATACTATCTACTcaataaaaattgtgtaaaattctattttgtacTCTTCCATTTTT
This genomic stretch from Quercus robur chromosome 4, dhQueRobu3.1, whole genome shotgun sequence harbors:
- the LOC126721811 gene encoding LOW QUALITY PROTEIN: phospholipase A1 PLIP1, chloroplastic (The sequence of the model RefSeq protein was modified relative to this genomic sequence to represent the inferred CDS: inserted 3 bases in 2 codons; substituted 1 base at 1 genomic stop codon) gives rise to the protein MGQMSNVQVRVCTTVSIPTSPVATTTKDIFKEHNGLHRSLSSKDLHNRATGIQRSYSDNHLCYSVNCIQATATQPEQKNSRSMGIFPFQLSGSIIPNSVRSFLFDPETSKGMNVVEKDMNIEENSVNSSEGEERKRLNWVERLLELRSHWRDRQQKESVDKDEACEGDDIGDCDYWTVDYNAEEEEVSVRHNRESFSRLLVRVPWSDTKLFSKLAFLSNMACVIPEIEAKDLKKYYGLQFVTSSLEKKAEAAVIKTKLDEDSTRVPEIASIDIDASSQKAVDFEKKCPIHPSVAYEIAASAASYVQFSPKGLLCPGPESKEGDGEASFKTEGQPQEEGESSTRLYKSEVAAYMAASTMTVVVAAGEREKLEAARDLQSLHSSPCEWFVCDDLSTYTRCFVIQGSDSLASWQANLFFEPTKFEGTDVLVHRGIYEAAKGIYEQYMPEIIEHMNKYGDRAKLQFTGXSLGGSLSLLVNLMLLTRKVVKPSHLRPVVTFGSPFVFCGGQNLLDELGLDESNIHCVMMHRDIVPRAFSCNYPDHVASLLKRLNGSFRSHSCLIKNKLLYSPLGKLFILQPDEKSSPAHPLLPPDSALYVLEKTQIGYSTSALRAFLNSPHPLETLGDPTAYGSEGTICRDHDSSNYLKAVNGVLRQRSKMVVRKVREQKNLLWPLLTSPSXHTWNYESDXSNSSLATKEIMTGV